The following nucleotide sequence is from Lepus europaeus isolate LE1 chromosome 16, mLepTim1.pri, whole genome shotgun sequence.
caggattggaagaggagtaactgggtcttgaaccggcacccatatgggataccggcactgcaggcggaggattaacccactgtaccatggcgctggcccctaaaaattttttttcaacatgAAATTTGGTGGGAGATGTTCAGATGATAGAAGGTGTACACCAAAATACGGACCGGTTATGGATATGATTGAAGGAAATGTGTGCTCTTCGTTTCATTTTTTGGAACTGTTAAAGTTTTCTGCAATAATACAGACTATTTTCATAATCATTTACCTCCCAGCAGGTGCGTGTCAAACAGGGAGTCAGGGGGCATGTGGCTTAGGGGAGCAGTGCCCTtcagggaggcagggctgcccgGGGAGTGGATCTGGGCGTGCCAGCTGAGCCACGGAgatgccccagctccctgctggtggggcTGCAACCTGCCAGGTGGCTCCTGCCAGCAAGGCAGTTCTCCATAGAGGACACCCAGGCCCTGTCCACCAGCAAAGCCACAGCTGGCAATGGGTGTGCCGGCGAGGGAAGGGAATTGAGTGAGACCCAATGCCTACTGCCATCATTTAAGAGTGCTGCCTTTTAGGAAGTTATTCAGGAACTACTTTAATTGTTTTATGTagttttttcttgaaaggcagacaagagAGGCTCTTGTacacagatggagagatctttcatttgctgctctactccccagatggccacatcacttggtgctaggccaggctgacggcaggaactgggaactcaggccaggtctcctacctgggtggtggcagggagccaaccactggagccccacctgctgcttcccaggatgcacgttagcgggaagctggggtcgggaatggggccaggactggaactcaggcgatcagatatgggatgcgggtgacccaagtggtgtcttaaccagtacACCAAGTCCCCCTAAAGAGATATTAGACAAGAAAGaagaggggctgacattgtggcactgtgacaccagcatcccacaggagcaccggtttgagtcccaggtgctctgcttccaatccagcttcctgctaatgtcctgggaaggcagcaggtgatggcccccactgcacccatgtgggagaacggaatggagtttcaggctcctggctttggcctggcccagccctaacagttgcagtcatttggggagcaaaccagtagatggaagatctcccccccccctctgtaattgtgactttcaaataaataaaccttttttaaaaagattttatttatttatttgagaagcagagttacagacagagagagggagagacagagagagaggtcttccatctgctggttcactccgcagatggccacaatggccagagctgagctaattcgaagctaggagccaggagcttcttccaggtctcccacatgggtacaggggcccaaggacttgggccatctttcactacttttccaggccattagcagggagctggatcagaagtagagcagctgggacttgaaccagcgcccatatgggatggcagagccacaggcagagcttaacctactacaccacagcgctgacccccaaataaataaatattgcaaaagaacaacaaaacaaaatgcaagaCTGACCCTGTAGAGGCTGCCGCTTGTCTGCTGGCCCCTGCTGTCTACGTTGGCTGGTTAGCCGTCCCTAAAACTGTTAACAGAGCTGAAAGAAATAGGActggcttcctggcttgcagTATTCCTAAACATAGCAAACGACATGGAAGAtcacaatgttttctttttttaaaatttttttttaaattaattaattttttttttgacaggcagagtggacagtgagagagagagagagacagagagaaaggtcttcctttttgccgttggttcaccctccaatggccgccgcggttggcgcgctggcagcgcaccgcactgatccgatggcaggagccaggtacttatcctggtctcccatggggtgcagggcccaagaacttgggccatcctccactgcactcctgggccacagcagagagctggcctggaagaggggcaaccgggacagaatccggtgccccgaccgggactagaacccggtgtgccggcgttgcggcggaggattagcctactgagccgcggcgccggctcacaaTGTTTTCTTTCTGATGGTCTTTCAAAGGTGgaagcttgggggggggggggaaggatgGTTTAAAAATTCCTCTCTCGACTTGCAACGGGGCACACTCTAGGGTTTTGGCTGTTCCCCGGGAGGCCCTAGCTGGCTCATTCGCTGCCCGCCTTGCCCAGTCTTCTACGTGGCCGGTTTCCCGTTTTTGGATTGGGCGACTTGGGGCCAGAGAAGTGAGGCAGTGAGTTAGGGAAAAAGGCCTGGGAGTCCCACGTCTGCCTGCCGCAGCCTGATCGCTCAGGCGTTCTCCACGGGTGCCACAGAATGCTTCCGTGGCCGTGAGCATTGTGGCCTCTGAGCCGCGGAGTTCGGAGGTTCCGTTGCCAGGCCGACCAGCGACGCACAGCCCCTGTGTTGGAGCTGGTCCAGGCGTGGAGGCGGCGCCCGGAGCAGAAGCAGGGGAGGGCGCGGCTCCGCGTTCATCCCAGTGATGCCCACCCTGTCGGTGTTCACGGACGTGCCCCCAGCCCAGAAGCTGGAGGGCAGCCTGTTTAAGACCTACAAACAGGATGACCACCCCAACAAGATCTTCCTGGCCTACAGAGGTAGCTGCAGCTCAGGACTTGTGGGTTTATGGCGTGGCGAGGGCGGAGGAGGAGCCGGGGTGGCCCTCGCCTCCGCGGGTAGAGAACTATCTTCTCTGTTTACGGCACCGCCTAGTGGGGACGAGATCAGAGGAAGCGCCAGGTTGCTGTCTGCCCTCTGGCCTTCTCTGTGGGCTTCCTGGGGTTTGCTCAGAGCTATTTCCCACCAGGCTATGCTTTGGGCCGGCATGGGCGCCACCATTTCTCCAgccacttctcctcctcctcattctttGTCTCCCTTCCCAATATTGCCTTTGTTTAGCTTCCATGTatcatttttaaacagatttatgcatgtatttgaaaggcagagttacagagaggcagagagagagagagagagagagagaggtcttccatctgctggttcactccccaaatgaccgcagtgactagagctgcgccgatccgaagccaggagccaggagtttcttccgggtctcccacgtgggtgcaggggccaaaggacttgggccatcttttactgctatcccaggccatagcggagagctggatcggaagtggagcagccaagactcgaactggaacccatgtaggatgctggcacctcaggtggcagctttacctgctatgccacaacgccagcccccagcttccATGTGTCTTTAACTCACACtttgtataaaatttttaatCTTGAAAGCAGAAAGGGTTGTCTTTTTGATCATTCTtattagagttatttatttgaaagagcaacgaGGGTATGGGgtggggagaatcttccatcttctggttcagtctccaaatggctgcaacagccagggctgggccagagtgaagccaggagccgggagccaagagccaggaactccatctggatctctcatgtggatggttgggacccaaggacttgggccatcctctgctgccttcccagggagccagatgggaagtgcaGGAACTGGGACTCAGGGGCTGGTACAGTGGTGCatcgggttaaagccatggcctgcagcactggcatcccatatgggtgccggttcgagctctgaactgatccagctctctgctggttccgatccagctctctgctatggtctgggaaagcagtggaagatggcccaagtgcttgggcccctgcacccaggtgggagacccagaagaaactcctggctcctggttttggatcagctcagctctggccattgcagtcatttgggtagtgaaccagcagatagaagacctctctctctctcactctcgctctacttctgtctgtaactctgtctttcggataaataaaataaatcttaaaaaaaaaaaaaaagaaactgggactcaaactagcactgctataggggctggctctgtgtctgtctcacaAGCAGTGGTGCAATGGATTGCACCCCATCGCCAGCCCCTTCAGTTGCCTTTTAAGACAAAGATCGTGCACATTCACTCACCGTGCTTTGTTTTTATAAGGAAAATAAGGCACGGGAGAGTGGTCTTTGCAGAAGCAACCGGTCAGAGCCCTGAGCAGTGCAGGGCAGACTTGTGGTTTGCGGGCTGTCTGCGGTGCTCCGCTTCTGCGCCCCCTGCAGTTCCGCCTTGCGTTTCCCTCGCAGTCTGCATGACCAGCGAAGGCCACCCCTGGGTGTCCCTTGTGGTGCGCAAGACCCGGCTGCAGATCGCACAGGACCCCTCGCTCAACTGCGAGTACTTGCCCACCATGGGCATGAAATCCTTCGTCCAGGCCTCCTTGGAGCTCCTCTTTGGAAAACACAACCAGGCTATGGTGGAGAACAGGGTAAGAGCAAGCCCCCGCTTGACAGGGGCCCATGTGtgtgagaagggagggggagatctGGGGCTGCTCCGTGTGACACCTGAAAGGGACCGTGGAGGGTCCCCCGGCCCGGGTTGAGGGGGTCCCGAGACACAGAAAGTCCACAGCCCTGGCCGTAGCAGGGCAGAACTAGGCTCAGCACCCCCAAATCCAGTGCCTTCTATTCGAATGCTCCTCCCtcgctgagctgagctgagctggcttGGCCGCTCCAGTCAGCAGGTGCACTGTGCAGAATGAGACAGGCTCAGCAGCACCGTTTCTCCCTGCCTGGGGCCTTTCTGCTAGTTTGCCTTTGCTGACAGATAGGAGGAGTGCACATCATTGGTGACAGCGGTGCCTTCCAGCTCGGGGCCCAGTTCCTCAGAAACTGGCACAAGGATGCACAAGTGGTTTGCATTATCTCCTCTCAGAAAGGTGAGGCGCCGTGGCCTCTCCCGCCTCCCGCTTGCATTTGCAGTcgtccctgctgccctgggcagacctctccctggggacccccagccccacctctgccgcccccctccccggaCACCATCCGGTGGGGCTGTGTTCCCGCAGAGCTGCATGGACTCGTCTTCCAGGACATGGGCTTTGCGGTGTTTGAGTATTCCATCtgggacccccagccccacctctgccgcccccctccccggaCACCATCCGGTGGGGCTGTGTTCCCGCAGAGCTGCATGGACTCGTCTTCCAGGACATGGGCTTTGCGGTGTTTGAGTATTCCATCtgggacccccagccccacctctgccgcccccctccccggaCACCATCCGGTGGGGCTGTGTTCCCGCAGAGCTGCATGGACTCGTCTTCCAGGACATGGGCTTTGCGGTGTTTGAGTATTCCATCtgggacccccagccccacctctgccgcccccctccccggaCACCATCCGGTGGGGCTGTGTTCCCGCAGAGCTGCATGGACTCGTCTTCCAGGACATGGGCTTTGCGGTGTTTGAGTATTCCATCTGGGACCCCCAGCAGCTGTGCATGAGCTCCCACAGCTTCCTCGACATAGTGGAGGTAGAGGAGCCCCACGCAGAAACTTCTCCCGGGCCCCCCTCTTGTCCCCTGGCCTGCACCCCTCTGTGGCCATCCAAGGCCTTCTCCGGGGGCTTGGGGTTGCCTAGCCTTTGAATGGGAGCCACACGGGAGGCCAAGTAGCGGATAACAGGCTGGTGCACCTGCAGCAGGTCCCACGCGGCTGCGTCCTTGTGATCGGCAATATCATCGACTGTAAATTGACGCACAGCCAGTGGACAAAGGTGGTGTCCATCATGAAGGTGAGCTCCGCCCACCCGAGCTCCACCCTGTGGCTTCCGTGGCCCGAGCTGGCGCTGTTCTACTTTCTCGTGCAGAGCAAGCGCATCTTCCTGTTTCTGGACGCCCCTTGCCAAGGTttctacacgggagacctggaacaagatGTGAGGATCTTACGGTTCTTTGTGTCTCGAGGCTTCGAGTTCTTCTGCAGCCAGTCGCTGTCCAAGAATTTCGGCATTTATGGTATGGGGTGGGCGGACCCTGGgacggaggggctgggcatctgaGGCCTGGCCATGCTTTTgatatctcctatctgctggagGGGGGGACGCGCAGGCGCACcgtggaggcaggagggaggagcgCCCAGCTACATAGGCTGGCTTCCCTTCCTAACATTAGCTGAGAGGGTAGCACTCAGGGGTCTCTCATGGGGCTTCCTCCTGCAGAAGACCCTGACTTAGGGATGCTTGGTGCTGAAGATGAGCCTCCTGCGGCTTCCTGGGACCTGCGTAGCGTCTCCCTGGCTGGGCTGAGAGGAGGGCCCCaggctgagagagagggacaggggagggctgtgggcacGGAGCAGCAGACTGATGGCCAGGCTGTCTTCCCCATGCTGCAGATGAAGGCGTGGGGATCCTGGTCGTGGTGGCATTCAACAACCAGTGCCTGCTGCGTGTCCTCTCTCATCTGAGCAGCTACGCGCAGGCCCTGTGGCTCAATCCTCCATCCATGGGGGCTCGCATCATCACCTCCATCCTGTGCAACCCAGCCCTGCAGGAAGGATGGTAAGGGTGGACGACTGGGGCAGGCGAGGATGGCCAGAGCCCCCGCACACCTGCGGACGTGCTGCCTCACGGGGTCAGCTGGgggcttccctccctctccctgtagcaCCTTCACTCCATTCGACATTTACtgaggacctactgtgtgccagtggCAGGGGCTATTCCAAGAGTTGCCCCACTTTGGGGGAATGGATGATACAGACCAGTGAGGTATTTGAACTCTTCCAGGCTGCAGGAGATTAGACAGCACCCAGGGTTTGCTGCTCTGGCAAACCTCTGCCTGGGCACCTGCTTGGCTTGCTTAAATACAAGATCCAACCTCCCTCCCAGG
It contains:
- the GOT1L1 gene encoding putative aspartate aminotransferase, cytoplasmic 2 is translated as MPTLSVFTDVPPAQKLEGSLFKTYKQDDHPNKIFLAYRVCMTSEGHPWVSLVVRKTRLQIAQDPSLNCEYLPTMGMKSFVQASLELLFGKHNQAMVENRIGGVHIIGDSGAFQLGAQFLRNWHKDAQVVCIISSQKELHGLVFQDMGFAVFEYSIWDPQQLCMSSHSFLDIVEQVPRGCVLVIGNIIDCKLTHSQWTKVVSIMKSKRIFLFLDAPCQGFYTGDLEQDVRILRFFVSRGFEFFCSQSLSKNFGIYDEGVGILVVVAFNNQCLLRVLSHLSSYAQALWLNPPSMGARIITSILCNPALQEGWKQSLKGIMESIMLIKEKVKERLRLLGTPGSWDHITEQNGTHGYLGLTTQQIDYLVKKKHIYIPRNSRVNFTCINANNIEYITQSIHEAVLLTHATKEDPQAKDLRVQ